A stretch of DNA from Salmo trutta chromosome 12, fSalTru1.1, whole genome shotgun sequence:
CCCTTTTCATTTGCATCCCCGACTGGTCACCGACTAGACCAAATGGATCTATGGATGTGGTCGACCGCacccagtgtgtctgtgtgtgtttctctctttccAGCTCCTGCAGAACCTCCAGTATGCAGATGAGATGACCGTCCTGTGTGTCCATAACGGACCTCAcatgctgcccccccccctcaagtGGGACGAGAAGGCATTCACCAGACGCTGTGTCCGCCGCAAGGTCAAGTAGTGAAATCACCAGTTAACGCATTTCTGAGCTCTCTGCCACCTGGTGCCCTAATTTTGGGTTTGACAGAAAAAAAGTATGCACAATCAGTTTATTTTGACATGACCTTACACATTTGCGCAacttatttgtttgtttttatataCTCTCGTCAAATTAATAGATATTTTGTATATACTGTTCGAAACACTGTTCGAAATGTTTTCTTTCAGATTTATAGGACTAAGAAAAGTTAATTGTCAATTGTTTAGATGCAAGTGgggaaggggatacctagtcagttgcacaactatGCATTAAACCGAAATGTGTATAACACATTTaacacgacccccccccccccccccccccccccttattgtCCCAAAGCTGTAACTGCTAAGCTATCTGCCGCACAAGCGCTGTTAAATGTTGGGCCAAACAAATGAATAATGGattatttttacatttcagtGACATCTAGCATTCAGCATGGCGAAATACACATTTTCTGGattatttttaatacatgttAGTATGTTAGCTAATGGTTTTTGCTGAGTGCTTAAGACATCAGACACTGAAATCACCAAGCttttctctcaccccctcccaTTGTATCAATGGTCTCTTAATCAACTTGGATACCTTTTGTCTATAAACCAGAGTGAAAATGTCATCATTTTGTTGCGCTCATCACCTCTGATCACATTATAGTGCAAAAGAGCCGGAAAAGCCTTGATTAAGTTATGTATGTGGGTGGGCGAGGAAGTCATGTGAGAGTGTTAGTTCACTAAAggttttttgttgggggggggggatccaTTCTCGATAAGTTACAGGGctttgatggcacaagcagggaccccagccagcagcgagttgcagtagtccagacgggagatgacaagtgcctggattaggacctgtgctgtttcctgtgtgaggtagggtcatactctatggatgttgtagagcatgaccCTGCAGAAGCCAccgctttgatgtttgcagagaatgacaagGTGTTGTCCAAGGTCacttgcatttttttttattgctaaTTAGCTGGCCGCTCAACTATCTAAACTTATCATGGTCAAATTGCCTGCGGGGAGGCCCCCATTGATTCTGTTAGTCTGTCTCACTCAGATATATTAAAAACtgtaaacatttctctccaccctatggcaaaatatgtagaatggtagcaaacttgctttaaaactgtaacattgtctccaccccatggcaaaatgtgtagaatggcaGAAAATTTGCTGTAAAACTGATCaatttctctccaccccatggcaaaatgtgtagattgCAAACaatgttgtatttatttatctgCTGTCAAGAGTGGGGACACATGTTTTGCTTGCAATGTGGGGGGTATGGATCTGGGTACACAGACCAGTGTGCAATTGCAGCCCCTCATGAGGAGTTCAGATTTGTTTGTGGCCCCCTCCCCCATCAAAATTGTCCATCCCtgatgtgaggatatgacagagtccgagtgacttggtgtatagacaGAGGGAgcgggcctagaaccgagccctcgGGGACACCAGTAGTGCGAGTATTTGATGCAGACACAGATCTTCTCCACATCGCCaggtaggagcggcctgccaggcaggatgcaatccaagagttagcagagcctgagacacccagtcctaaaagggtggagaggaggatctgatggttcacggtgttgaaggcagcggatagatctagcaGGATGAGAACAAAGGAGCGAGTCAGTTTTTGCCATgtggagagcctctgtgacactcATTTACCAGTCAAAATGTGTAGATGTGCAGGAAATTTGCTTAACTTATCTCAACCTGTGCCAGAATgggtagaattacaggaaattagctgtaataCTTCAAAAATGTTCTCTCGCTTAGgtcccccaaaaggctagggccctGATAACCCTCATATTTTATATTGTCTTGTTCTGTGCTTTTTCCTTTTCTTGTGGTCTTATATTGTTCAAATGATTGTTCAATGCCATTACTGAAATTAAACTATACCCAATATTTTCTTTACAAGAGTCAGTGCTAACATTAGTATGACATTGTGTAACGTCAACAAGGTATTACTCACGTTCGACATGATTTACTTACCTAATTCATTGTCATTGTTTACTCGGTTGTTTTGCTGTTACACCGTGTCCAAGCCACGATTGATGCAAAAACGATGACGAATGATTACCGATGGTTTTTGGGGGCGTTGACTGCTCAAATTCACTGATTTCCAAAACATCCACTGCCGGTCTTCACAATGGTTACATTGTACCTAACACTTGTCCTGTATGTGTTTAAAATATTCGCGACGACCGAAAAGGGGTGTCCCTACCTTTCTCTCCTCCAACCATAGGGTCGCTATCTTCCATGACGTATATTGCCACGCCTCCTCTTACTAAGGCAACAAACGCACAACCGATGGAAAACAGTAGCTAGGTTAGCCAGCTGGTGGGATTAAACTCTGACGGAGCCCTTAGTAACGCAGAAAGGGGAAACGGAGAGTCTGCCAGGGCTTTTCTAACACCGAACGACCCACGGAGCAAGAACCCTCTTATTCAATTAAGCTACTATAAAACTACACCAATAATAAGGTAAGTGAAATGCCTTTAAAAATCTTTTCCAGCCAATGTTAGCTACTGTAATTTAGCTAACTAACAGTTGTTTACTGTGAGTGTGAAAGGATATCGAAaatgtattagctagctaacgttacaaccAGCTAGTTTTTACTTTTACAAGTTAAGGTAAAATGTCATAACTATACAGGTCAGTCTAAGCAATTTGTATCCAGTTTAATTAATGTATGGTGAAGTATTAAGGGCAAACGGCTGGCTACCTACCGTTGTTAGATAACTTACTGTTTTTGTCCACGAAGTGAAAATGGTTAGTTGGCGTCACGTATATCTAGCTTTTTCTTCGGGGGGGGGTCAGAACAGTTTCACCACGGAAAACAACCGTTAGGGAACATTGGAGTTACTGTAACCATCACAGAACTGGCcagctaactaacgttaactagctacctAAAACGGCAACCATTTGAGTTCCATCATCGTGGTCGACGATGGTTGACGAGAGTGTGATGTGCGGATCATCTCGAGGCAACCTCAACCTCGAATATTTTATATGGTTAGCGTAGCTAGCAACCAACGTCTGTCGAAATGGGCATCCGTTTTATTTAACGTACGTTAGATGTATGTTATTAGTTATTGGTGTACCGAAAGTATTTGTTCATCTTAAACTGCCAAAACAGGAAGAGTGGCAGGAACAAAGACATGACAaagtgctaacgttagctagctagtaagccATAATAATGGTGATTTGCGAAGAACCACATttcgctagctaacgttggaTATATTGTTGAATCATATATTATTGATCATTAGGTAGTTAGCTACTGCAATATAATCATGTCATGAATAGTTAGGAAACAACGCCGTAGCTTTATTGCTATATCTAGTACAGtacgttagctacctagctagatgTCGGAATGGCAATCttccctagctaacgttagctagcatgaCTCAGTGGATTTACAGAGCAGTCGAGGCCTCCACTGGCTGCAGTGTCTGAATCGTTGGCCTGAGCTTTCGTTCCAGCTTGCTCGCCAGTCTGTTTGTGTGGATTTATTATATGTTGAGATGCATTATAGTGTTATTGTCTATATAACGTTGTCAGTTGGCTAACGTTATTTCGATATAAAGTAAACTTTGTCCTTGGACCCTAATGTAGGGGGGTGGTGGTCGTGGCAGTAGGCAGGCAGCACATATTCCTTCATGTTGATTTTCATATAATATTATTTATAGCTAAACATCATAGGACTGTTGGCTTATCAGTTACGATTTACAATGGAGTTGAGCGACATTCGAACAAACTACTGATTTTTAGCACACAAAGAATACCACCCAATTATGCCGTGTTCATGACGTCGATGAGCTTCAGGTCTGGAgatggatgaccgttcaaaacaatttttccccagttgttttgaacgtggcataaTACAGTATAATGTTGTAACTGCGGGCTATTCTTTTTATGTTAAGTCGAATCTCCAGTCCGCCCACACTAGTCGCCGCGCAACTCCATAGTATTGTGGAGTTGAGTTTAATCGGCTGGTATGTAGCTAAAGATTGACTGAGAAATATATTACAAACTTTAAACGCCCTACATTCGTTCCTGTATAAATAAACAACCAATGCACAATCTTGCTGTGCCAGCCGGCCTTTTGTGATGTAACCAAACCTTAGTGGGGCTTCCAGGGTTGCCTAAAAATAGTCACCCGAGCTGTTGGCTAGCGAGGTTGTTTGAGATCAGCGTGTCAACCCTGCTTGTAACAGGCGAAAGCGAATACCCCTGTCCATGTGAGTCAGTGTGGTGGGAATTTGCCACCAGAGTTCGAGGGCTCTAGATGGATGAAACCTGTTTTggcattgccattgagggcttccacacGATTTTAAAGTAGCCAACTGGGTGGGCCTTCCTATGGGCGAAGAGGGATTACATGATTCAACCTGGGTCATCAGGAGTGATCAGTCAAGGAATTATActtgtgagcaaacattccataactatAGGTGGCAGTCAAtcgccaaccttggctttataccagTTCAAACACTCTAGctggcagtatgcaccctttcagtttgtttgccaactAAGAAGTAGTAgaaagaaaattgactacttcagACTGGAGATGGGAcgtgtattcacaccccttgactttttccacattttgtgatgaCAGCCAGCATTTAAAATGGATGTCaaacactaccccataatgtcaaagtggattttttttttttatagatatgTTTAAAAATGTTCAAATGacaatattcaaccccttttattGCCAGCCTAAATAAGTTGTTTGCTTAagtcacaagttgcatggactcactctgtgcaacAACTGTTTCATATGATTtataaatgactacctcatctctgtaccccacacatacaattatctgtaaggtccctcagttgaccaGTGAATttcacaaattcaaccacaacgACCAAGCGAGGTTTTCCAATGGCTTGCAAAATGTGGAGGTTATTTTTGACCTGAATACAAAGCGAGTACCGCTCAtagtattttcaagcatggtggaggctgcatcatgttatggctatgcttgtcatcagcatgGACAAtaacatttcagcaggacaataacctaaaacacaaggcaaatatacacaggagttgcttaccaagacaacattgaacgttcctgagtggcctagttggtggtgacttaaatctgcttgaaaatatatggcaacaCTTAAAAATGGCAGTCTAGCAGGGCATAAAATGAACACCTGCCAAATGAGAGTAGATTTAGGTATTGGAGGCTACGAATGCAGATTTTACCAGCCACATTGGCAGGCGGTCAATTTGCAGGGCTCTAATGCGAGCATTACATGTGCGAATAAAAAGTTGAGTACGTGCGAGTTGCGATTTCTATTAGAAAAATGCTGCAGTGGCTGTTTTCAAAGTACAGTtcgtcaagtttggacacacctactcattcaagggttttagaACGcgttgaataagtaggtgtcaacttttggctggtactgtgtTTTGAAGTGGTTACAGAAATGACAAGCAGGCACTTTAGAGTTTGATCGGTCTGGTGAGGTACAACACAAACTAAAGCTTAGCCCAAGTAATCACAATGACTAATTCATTGAGGAACGTATGTGTTTAATCAGGCTGTGTTTGTGAGAGCTGGACTGAAAAGACAGACATTTATGAGATGTTGAAAGATCTGTCACAGCAAAAGGTGATATCCCTAATTTAAATGTACAGAGAACTTGTGTAACAGCATTGTAAGAGAGCGAGCGTAAATATTTGCTTAAACCAAAGTATTCTAAAGAGCTACCATTAAGATATTTAAAAACCTGTCATGGAATTTGTTAATGCATAGTTTCAATGGGCCTCACCCTGCAACACTCTTTTAATTGGTATAGGTAatactttatttttgtaatatatTTTAATTGAAGAGTAACACCACTGTTACActaactggttgaatcaactttgtttcTATGTCATTCTACAAAAAAATATCTATGATGGGGAaaatgattggatttgcaaaaatgtcatcaATGGAAAGGAATTTTATCGTAATTTCACTTAAAGCAAAACTaaacgttgaactgacatctgttcCCAGTGGGTAACAGCTCAGTTGTTTTTCGATGTTAGTTTGAGTCTGCTGCTTCAACTGATAGCGAAGAGACGCCCTTAGTCACATCCAGGGCTGCCAgttcaagcaaaacattttttgccCAGTGACCAATCAAACCTGCCCAAATGACCTGAAAACTAGGCCTATTTGATTTTTTTACAGCAAGGGAGGAGTTGCCATATCTATACAATGAGCATTTTTTTTCATACCGTTATCGAGGTAATGAAGAAGGAATATCATATTAACTTGTAAAGACATTAGAAGCAAAATTCGGGGTTCCTCAAAATAATTATTGCAAGCTATGGCATGACGTAATAAAGGATTTTGAATGTGACAAGCAAAGAATTTGCCCTTATTAAACTTGCCAGATCATTTTCCATCAATGGATGTCGATTTATTAACTCGCTTGATGTTGTGATTAATCAATAAGGCACAAGGAGGtatggtatattgccaatatacctcGGTTAAGGACTGTTAagcgcaacgcagagtgcctggatacagccatttAGCTGTGttatgttggccatataccacaaacccccgaggtgccttattgctattatgaactggttaccaatgtaattagaacagtaataAGTACCGTTTTGATATActtgtggtatatggtctgatataccactgtTTTCAGCCAATCTGCATTCGGGGCTCAAACCAGGTTTATATTTGTAAATAAATCCCCTTTGAGcatgtgcataactatagataaatcTGTCAGGAGTTTGACATATGAaagttggacagaggatctcAATCTCTGAGCAAGAAACACTTGGATGAACATAAACTAATGTTAGGCTATTTTCTGGCAATTGTTCTTATGCGCTAGATGTTAAGACTAAACTCTTATAAATGGCCCATTTGCGAGATTTACTTGTCATTTCAATAGGCCTGGGCACagactaaaatctgggtttatgaTTCTAATTAAATGCCATAGTTTGCTTAGATAAAGTCAGGTAGCCTATAGGACCACATCTTATTTcagtctacagtagcctagacaaGATGTAGACTAGATTAAACTAAACGATTTAGCAGCTTACTTAGTTAAAATGAACAGACTAACTCAATATGTTGTCAACAGCCAATGTTcctatgttttctttttttctgtagCCTAATCTGACTACTGTTACCATCAATCTAATGTGTTCATAAGAACATCAGGCTACAATAAACTGAAGTTGTAGACTATTTATTAAATTGGTTTGCCGGCTCCAGGTAGGCTATACAGGTGGCACAAATTGATATTGTAATTTCAACGGTGTATACGTTAATAGGCTACTTGATGGCCAACAGAGGCAAATGTATAATTATCCACATTTAGCCTACATTTAGgactccctcccacacacacaaaaaaaaagaacCACGCGAGGGAGTTCCACAACTTCCATTTTAGATTTCCACTCTGGCAACCTCCAAGAATTGAGCATGCATGAATCACTGCGCTTGACAGCAGTCAACATTAGAATGCATTTTAAACCTCCTCTGAGTGGATTTGTCATGCGCCCAAAATCATTTTCCAGTGCTTTGTCTCCATTATTTCTTGATGTGCATCAGTTCTAGAGTTTTAATGTTTTCTGGAAAAGGGGTTGGAaataggtgtctccataatgacaatctaaatagcctacctacaactggtaaaTAGATGTCACAATGTGTGTGTGCTGCTCACTCTCTTCTCGCTCACGTGATTCAGCCAATAACTGTAGTGGTTtttcaacccacacacacacccctcaggcCCTCCCCACCACTCACTCAGCATCTACCTGACAGTCTGgagcaggtcacagtgaaatatatattttaagagAAATAGCCCAAAAACCTACAACCCATGACCAATagatttaacccactgttccccaggcgccgaagacgtggatgtcggtTTAAGGAAGCCCCCCGCACCTCACCTGTCATTGGCTGGATAATCTTGACTAAggcgaaatgctcactaacagggatctaaacaaacttgtgcacaacatctgagagaatttttttttttttttttttttttgtgcattcgtaacatttctgggatcttttatttcagctcatgaaacatgggaccaacactttacatgctgctttttaaaaatatttttgttctgtgtattttccaagctatagcacacgtCTTgcatacatacagcaggttttcaAAGGTTTGGATTTGGTGTAAAATTCTGTCGCAGTCCTAATAATTATCAGTTGGAGGGCCGTTGAAAGAGATTTtcccagtcgtatgtggtaaaCATAGATATTGTGTGTCCCATTATTGCGTCTGAACGCACCAGCAGCACCGTTGAAAACAtatccattttgaagtagtcaatttaCTTCTACAagttggcaaacaaactgaaagggtgcatactgtCATCCTAGCGTGTTTTAATCCAGTATGAAGCCAATGATGGCGATTTACTGCCTCCTACACTTATTGAATGTTTGCGCACAAGTATAATTAATTGTCTGATTCCTCCTGATGACCCTGGATGGAATCATGTGGTCCTTCCTTCACCCATAGGAGGTCCCACCAAGTTGACTACATTTAAAACGGTGGAAGCCCGCCATACCAAATGGGTTTTATCCATCTAGATTCCTATTTAACTCTATGGTGATAAATTCCCACGTCCCACTTGGTTAGGAACGCAGCACGGGACGGTGAAGAACACTGTAGTCAGCAGTAACACGTGATGGGGCGATTGCAGTGCATTTCCGGGGAAACCGTCCGACGCATTTCGCAAAAAAAGCATGGCGTATACTGTTggcttttgttttttttgcatgggGCCCATTTGGTTCTGACTGATACAACTGCCCCAGCCATAGTAATTTAATTCATTATTTCTGTGGCCCGCCCCCCACTCTTGCTTGAAAGTTAATCTTCCCATGAAAATATTAGTGGGCTATAGCTTGGCTAATGCTAACTGACTGTTAATTTTGTGTCCAGTTGAAAATCGTTAGCTGATTGGTTGGGCCGAGTCTCATAGGTCGCTTTGTTTTGTCTCTGGCTGTGATAGTGAGTGATTCAACCAGAGGGACAAGTTGTTTCTTGCCTATGATTGAAGACTGCACATCCCACCCGCTGTTTAAAGAGTCCTGTCTTGTCTGTTGACCTTGTGTTGACGATAACAATGCAGGCAGCTGCATATTGACTGTGATGAGCCCACCGGCGACGTTATCTCGATGTTTAACTCTTAACTAGGCCTAGACCGCACTGATTCACTCAGTGCAGAAAGAGTGACTTGAAACAGATGGTGATTAAACGTATGAAGCTGTAAAAAAACTGAACTGCGGACAGTGAGGCTATCAAAAGGTGGAGATAAAATCTCTGATTTAGAGAACTTTCAATGTGGCTCAAAATAAACCCACTCTGACCCTGACGTACAGGGCGAGCGAGATCATTCAGGTTCAACTGTTGAAGTGGCAGTGCTTTTAGAATGGCGGTAAGCAGTTCAAGGCCAGAGAGATGCCAGGACAGCCCAGCGAGATTAAAATGCTGGAATATAATATTGCTTCTTCGTTAAGGGTTCATTATCTTCTATCGGTAATCTGTGTACTGAATGTTGTCTGATGCGTGACTGGAAAAATACTGTATACAGCTTTGTCTCACTAACAATTGGTTATGTTTAGACATTTTGTCAAATGATAGGCTAATAACTGTACTAGAATCATTAAAGGGGCTCAGCCAGCCATATGTCATaaaacgaccccccccccccaaaaaaaagagaaCCATTGTCTCTCTGTTTTTGACGGATGAAATTCTGCCTGACTTTTTGTAGGCCACACGTCTCACTCTCTAATGAGCGTGTCTGTTTGATTCTGTCCAGGGCAATTTACCCAGCAGAGATGGCACAGGAGACCAATCAGAGCCAAGCGCCCATGCTTTGTGCTACCGGCTGTGGTTTCTTTGGAAACCCCAGGACCAGTGGCATGTGCTCTGTCTGCTATAAGGACCACCTGACCAGACAGAACAATGGAGGAGTGAGCCCCCTGAGTGCAATGGGTAAGATCTGCCATTCCTCCATAAACTGTTCatcgtttttgttcatttttatcTGTTTGAGAAGTAGATGCCTTAAGACTCAGGTTTGCGGTCATGACCTTTTCTCCTAGTAAATCCAATAATTTGTCTCATTTAGGTGGCAGTGTCTCCAGTAGCCCCACAATGGAGGCCTCTGCCATCCAGAGAATTGAGGCCACATTGAATAATGCTGCCGCTGCTGCCGCTGAAGCTGATGCCGAAGCTGCCAGGTGATTGTCTGTTGCTACTTAGAAATGACCATGGAAACAATTCTTTAAGACCAATCCACACCAAATGACTGTCGCTTATCTTGCACCACGTTTGTTATATCATTACATCTGAGTGAGACGGCTACTATGAAGTGGACGATTTGGAGTAAAACTTTGTagcttctctttctctcgctgtagTGGGGCAGGAGCAGCACTTCCTGTTACCCAACAGATGACCGAGATGAGCATTTCCTGTGAGGAGGAAGGAGTATCGCCTAAAGCAGAGCTTGCAGAACCTGGTGGGTGTCTGACTCATATGGGTGTTCAGAGcctcatggggggggggggggggtcacgtgTGAGTGGTTACAGGCCTGTGATGGGAGGTGGTTGTGAATATTCTTTGGGCCAGCTTTGAGGTCTTATTTTGCTTTCCCCTATTTTTCCAGTGGTCACTCAGCCCATCGCCTCCGCTTCCCCTCCCAGTGCGGCTGGAAGTAACGAATCCAAATTACCCGAACCCCCCAAACCGAAGAAGAACAGGTGTTTCATGTGCCGCAAGAAGGTTG
This window harbors:
- the LOC115204040 gene encoding AN1-type zinc finger protein 5 → MAQETNQSQAPMLCATGCGFFGNPRTSGMCSVCYKDHLTRQNNGGVSPLSAMGGSVSSSPTMEASAIQRIEATLNNAAAAAAEADAEAASGAGAALPVTQQMTEMSISCEEEGVSPKAELAEPVVTQPIASASPPSAAGSNESKLPEPPKPKKNRCFMCRKKVGLTGFDCRCGNLFCGLHRYSDKHNCPYDYKAEAAAKIRKENPVVVADKIQRI